A stretch of bacterium DNA encodes these proteins:
- a CDS encoding sigma-54 dependent transcriptional regulator: MPKNKILVIDDEKSMLEFLSIMLTKDGFSVAVSDKGQEGINMFKKTHFDLVIVDIKMPEVSGIDVLKSIRSYDTSAVVLMITAYASVDTAIEAMKLGAFDYIAKPFKIERIRVVIRKALQQRELLDENINLKKQLKSEYDFKNIIGNSLPIRDVFDKVKKISHTDATVLLYGETGAGKELFARAIHYNSLRKSSPFISIDCGALTETLLESELFGHVKGAFTGAIEHKKGLFEAADGGTIFLDEVGVASPQIQTKLLRVLQEHEIKRVGGNKSIKVDVRVVAATNTDLEQQIKDGKFREDLFYRLSVIPIVLPTLRERRDDIPLLVSHFLKKYARKAGSKSKKILPEVVQILMKYNWPGNIRELENVIERAVILEERDTISIESLPDKLLEQEIEIDEDRLIAEGLKNTVEQTERNIILKAFQKCAGNQYQTAKKLKVSRQNLQYKLKKYRIIE, encoded by the coding sequence ATGCCTAAGAATAAAATACTTGTAATTGACGATGAGAAGAGCATGCTTGAGTTTCTTTCAATAATGCTTACAAAAGACGGTTTTAGTGTTGCTGTTTCAGACAAGGGGCAAGAAGGCATAAACATGTTTAAAAAAACTCATTTTGACCTTGTAATCGTTGATATAAAAATGCCGGAAGTTAGCGGTATAGATGTATTGAAATCTATAAGAAGTTATGACACTAGCGCTGTTGTTCTGATGATTACTGCGTATGCTTCAGTAGATACAGCGATTGAAGCGATGAAACTAGGCGCTTTTGATTATATTGCAAAGCCATTTAAGATAGAAAGGATCAGGGTTGTTATTAGAAAAGCTCTTCAGCAGAGGGAATTGCTTGATGAAAACATAAATCTAAAAAAACAGTTAAAATCTGAGTATGATTTTAAAAATATAATAGGCAACAGCCTTCCTATTAGAGATGTTTTTGATAAGGTGAAAAAAATCTCGCACACAGATGCAACAGTTCTTCTTTATGGAGAAACTGGCGCTGGGAAAGAGCTTTTTGCCAGAGCAATACATTATAACAGTCTTAGAAAAAGCAGCCCTTTTATATCAATTGATTGCGGAGCATTAACTGAAACATTACTTGAGTCTGAACTCTTCGGGCATGTAAAGGGAGCATTTACAGGAGCTATAGAACATAAAAAGGGATTATTTGAGGCGGCAGACGGAGGAACGATTTTTCTTGATGAAGTTGGAGTGGCTTCTCCACAGATACAGACCAAGCTTCTGAGAGTTTTGCAGGAACACGAAATAAAGCGGGTTGGAGGAAACAAAAGTATTAAAGTGGATGTAAGGGTAGTAGCAGCTACTAATACAGATTTAGAACAACAGATAAAGGATGGTAAATTTAGAGAAGACTTGTTTTACAGGCTGAGTGTTATTCCAATAGTACTACCTACGCTACGTGAAAGAAGAGACGATATTCCTTTGCTGGTAAGCCACTTCTTAAAAAAATATGCCCGGAAAGCTGGTAGTAAAAGCAAAAAGATATTACCAGAAGTTGTGCAGATCTTAATGAAATATAACTGGCCTGGAAACATAAGGGAACTGGAAAATGTAATAGAAAGAGCTGTTATTCTCGAAGAGAGAGATACCATTTCTATAGAAAGTCTTCCTGATAAACTGCTAGAGCAGGAAATAGAAATAGACGAAGATCGTCTTATTGCAGAAGGATTAAAAAACACTGTTGAACAAACAGAAAGGAATATAATACTTAAAGCGTTCCAAAAATGTGCAGGAAATCAGTATCAAACAGCAAAAAAATTGAAAGTCTCCAGACAAAACCTGCAATATAAGCTGAAAAAATATAGAATAATTGAGTAG
- a CDS encoding PAS domain S-box protein: MQLTESIQEKVSRLKALMIARLLIVTAMLGIGTFVFRAENIPFYWLISVMFLLTIAYSILLIKRTYLDTLIRIQIIADMIWIGILVYYSGGIDSIFTFLYVISIIAGSLLIPLGEGLVLTSFAVITYFAIIILQYNPEFLPKSVVIYVTCFRAIIFYLVSILSGTLAKTLKHKTKQLRELQNFTDNILQNMASGLITVDSNGMISYFNQAASDILGYQREEAVGTAWKELFPDGRIKIENYINKNFDLERHSFLQFGANIQRKNGDLLLIGFSVSPLKTDDGELEGTIFIFRDLSVIKELERKLSQNDRLALMGKMSAKIAHEVRNPLASLRGSAEMLKEDDKISHSSRKLLELIIRESDKINERVTGFLNLSKPAKPKLKRCNIHAIIKNVLVLLRSRGDVNPEINIEYNVNSNKLFSLVDAEQIEQMFLNLCLNALQAMPEGGTLAIEADTRDEMIEVRFTDTGKGLSADEKKSLFDPFSTTSEKGTGLGLSIVREIIDAHNGQIEVISKKGKGSSFIVKLPVVENKDNA, translated from the coding sequence ATGCAACTCACTGAATCCATCCAGGAAAAAGTCTCCCGGCTTAAAGCATTAATGATCGCAAGACTTCTCATAGTAACAGCTATGCTTGGTATAGGAACTTTTGTGTTTCGGGCAGAGAATATCCCCTTTTACTGGTTAATATCTGTAATGTTTCTTTTGACCATAGCATACAGCATTCTTTTAATAAAAAGAACATACCTAGATACCCTAATACGTATTCAAATTATTGCGGATATGATATGGATTGGTATATTGGTCTACTACTCCGGCGGAATAGACAGTATCTTTACATTTTTATATGTTATTTCTATAATTGCAGGCAGTCTGTTAATCCCTCTTGGAGAGGGATTGGTGTTAACTTCGTTTGCAGTGATAACTTATTTTGCAATTATCATTCTGCAGTATAATCCTGAATTTTTGCCTAAAAGCGTGGTTATATACGTTACCTGTTTTCGGGCAATAATATTTTACCTTGTATCAATATTAAGCGGGACACTTGCAAAAACCCTTAAGCATAAGACCAAACAGCTGAGAGAATTACAGAACTTTACAGATAACATATTGCAAAACATGGCTAGCGGGCTCATAACTGTTGACTCCAATGGAATGATATCATATTTTAATCAAGCTGCCTCAGACATCCTCGGATATCAAAGAGAAGAAGCCGTGGGAACTGCATGGAAAGAGCTGTTTCCTGATGGCAGGATTAAGATAGAGAATTATATCAATAAGAATTTTGATTTAGAGAGACATTCTTTCTTACAGTTTGGAGCCAACATTCAGAGAAAAAATGGCGATCTGTTGTTAATCGGTTTCAGCGTTTCGCCACTAAAAACTGATGATGGAGAGCTTGAAGGGACAATATTTATTTTTAGAGATTTAAGCGTGATCAAAGAACTAGAACGCAAATTAAGCCAGAATGACAGATTAGCCCTTATGGGAAAGATGTCAGCAAAAATAGCGCACGAAGTCAGGAATCCTCTCGCTTCCTTGAGAGGTTCTGCTGAGATGCTGAAGGAAGATGATAAAATTAGTCATAGCAGCAGAAAGTTACTGGAACTAATTATCCGTGAATCTGATAAGATCAATGAAAGAGTTACAGGCTTTCTTAATCTGTCAAAACCAGCAAAACCCAAGTTAAAAAGATGCAACATACATGCAATAATTAAAAATGTTTTGGTTTTACTAAGAAGTCGGGGTGATGTTAATCCTGAAATCAATATAGAATATAATGTAAATAGCAATAAGCTATTTTCTCTTGTAGATGCAGAACAAATAGAACAGATGTTTTTGAATCTATGTCTTAATGCACTCCAGGCAATGCCTGAAGGTGGAACTCTCGCAATAGAGGCAGATACGAGAGATGAAATGATAGAGGTTAGATTTACTGATACTGGCAAAGGACTATCCGCTGATGAGAAGAAAAGTCTTTTTGACCCATTTTCAACAACAAGTGAGAAGGGGACAGGCCTGGGGTTAAGTATTGTCAGAGAAATAATAGACGCTCATAACGGACAAATAGAGGTTATTAGTAAAAAAGGGAAAGGGAGTAGTTTTATAGTTAAACTTCCTGTAGTTGAGAATAAGGACAATGCCTAA
- a CDS encoding type II secretion system F family protein yields MPTYKYIAIDKDGKRIEALHSAESEKNLVSTLRANQLTIVSITEQKKRASIFKKSTKVKSYDLILFSRQLATMVNAGLPLVQGLDTLADQIENPSLKTLIRKLEDDVEGGESFSQALLKHQKVFSEFYVSMVRAGEESGTLDEILNRLATYLENSAKLARKVKSALVYPAVVTGMSILIVMVLILKVVPTFKNIFDAFGGTLPLPTRVLIGTSEILKDYFLIVAGILAVAFFLLRKYVRTEKGRLQFDGLKLRIIIFGALMKKVALAKFARTLCTLIKSSVPILKALEIVGATSGNKVLEKTLSSVGIGVKEGKSIAEPLSKSKFFPAMVVRMISVGEATGALEDMLTKIADFYESEVDAAVDGLTSVIEPVLICFLGIIIGGIVIAMFLPILKMSTLVTEGF; encoded by the coding sequence ATGCCGACATATAAGTATATTGCGATTGATAAAGATGGAAAGAGAATAGAAGCTCTTCATTCTGCTGAAAGCGAAAAAAATCTCGTTAGCACTCTCAGAGCTAACCAATTAACAATAGTCTCTATAACTGAACAAAAAAAAAGAGCATCTATATTTAAGAAAAGTACTAAAGTAAAGTCCTATGATTTAATTCTCTTTAGCAGACAGTTGGCTACAATGGTTAATGCAGGACTGCCTCTGGTTCAGGGGCTGGATACACTTGCTGACCAAATAGAAAATCCTTCTTTAAAAACACTTATTAGAAAACTGGAAGATGATGTGGAGGGAGGAGAAAGTTTTTCTCAGGCTCTCTTAAAACACCAAAAAGTGTTCTCGGAATTTTATGTAAGCATGGTAAGGGCAGGGGAAGAAAGTGGTACATTGGATGAAATCCTTAACCGTCTTGCAACATATCTTGAGAATTCCGCCAAACTTGCCAGAAAGGTAAAATCTGCTCTTGTGTATCCAGCAGTGGTTACTGGTATGTCTATCCTTATAGTTATGGTTTTAATATTGAAAGTAGTTCCAACGTTTAAAAATATTTTTGATGCTTTTGGCGGAACTCTTCCTCTTCCGACAAGAGTACTTATAGGAACGAGCGAAATTCTCAAAGATTATTTTCTGATTGTAGCAGGAATCTTAGCTGTTGCTTTCTTCTTATTACGTAAATATGTGCGGACTGAAAAAGGAAGACTTCAGTTTGACGGATTGAAACTTCGTATAATTATTTTCGGCGCTCTCATGAAGAAGGTAGCTCTGGCAAAGTTTGCAAGAACACTGTGTACACTGATAAAGAGCAGTGTTCCTATTCTTAAGGCGCTTGAAATAGTTGGAGCTACTTCAGGGAATAAGGTATTAGAGAAAACTCTTAGCAGTGTTGGAATAGGTGTTAAAGAGGGGAAAAGCATTGCAGAGCCGCTTAGTAAAAGTAAATTTTTCCCAGCAATGGTTGTCAGGATGATATCGGTTGGTGAAGCAACAGGCGCCCTGGAAGATATGTTGACAAAGATTGCTGATTTTTATGAATCCGAAGTTGATGCTGCAGTAGACGGATTAACCTCTGTGATAGAACCTGTTTTAATCTGTTTTTTGGGCATAATAATAGGTGGTATTGTTATTGCCATGTTCCTGCCAATACTCAAGATGAGTACTCTGGTAACAGAGGGTTTCTAA